GAAACCACGGGCCTTGCCGACCCCGCGCCGATCCTCGCCACGCTGAACAACGACGTGCAACTGCGCGGGCGTTTTCATATCGGCCTGGTGATCACCCTGGTCGATGCCAGCCATGCTGCCCTGCAAGAGCGTCTGCACCCGGAGTGGCTGGCCCAGGTGGCGGCGGCCGACCGGTTGCTGTTGAGCAAGACCGACCTGGTCGACGATTGCACCGCGCTGCGCGAGCACCTGCACGCCCTTAACGCCGGTACGTTGATCCTCGAGACCCAGGCCATTCACAGCGGCGATCAACTGCTGCTCGGCGAAGGCGTGCGCGGCGCCGAGCCCGCCGTGGAGGTCAGTCGCTGGCAGCTGCATCAACCGGTCACGGCCCGCCACGGCGCGGCGCAGGTGTGCTGCCTGACCTTCGAGCAACCGCTGGACTGGGTCGGGTTCGGGGTGTGGTTGTCGATGCTGCTAAGATGCCACGGCGAACGAATCCTTCGCGTCAAAGGACTGCTCAACGTGAACGCAAGCTCGGCCCCTATCGTCATTCATGGCGTGCAGCACTGCCTGCATGCCCCGGTGCATCTGCCTGCCTGGCCTGGCACCGAGCGCCAGTCGCGCCTGGTGTTCATCCTGCGCGGCCTCGACCCTGCGCTGTTGCGCCGTTCCTTTGATGTGTTCGCGCGGCGGTTCGCAGCATGATCACACTGCGCGTGCTCGGCACCTCCGTGACCTTGCTCGAATGCCTGCGCGTGCGCGCCGAGCAGGAGCTGGGCATTCGCCTGGTGTACCAGGTGCATGATGTGGAACAGGCCCAGCGTATCGCGGTGATGCAGCCCGACAGTTACGACCTGTACGACCAATGGTTCCACAACGTCGACTTCGTGTGGCCGGCGCGGGCGATCCAGCCCATCGACACGCGGCGCATCGCGCTGTGGCATGAGATCAACGATCTGCCCAAGCGCGGCCGACTGTCGCCCAGCGACCGCCTGGGCAGCGGCAGCGTGCCGAGTGAGCGGCTGTTCGTGCAGCATGACGGCAGCCTCGGCAGCAGCGTGACCGAGCGCATCAGCATGCTGCCGCTGACCCACAACGCCGACAGTTTTGCCTATCGCCCGGAACGTCTGCCCGTGGGCTTCTGCCACGGCAATGAAAGCTGGGGATGGCTGCTGGACCCTGCGTGGCGCGCGCGCACGGCGCTGCAAAGTGACGCCGCCATCGGTGCGCTGGATGCCGCGCTGGCGGTGCAGGGTGCGGGGCTGGCGCAGTTCAAAGACATCGGCAACATGAGCATCGAGGAAATCGACGTGCTCGCCGGGATTCTGGTGCGCAAGCAAAAGGAGGGGCACTTCGCGGCGTTCTGGTCCGACGATGAAGAAGCCGCGCAACTGATGCTCAGCCCCAGCATCGACATCCAGAGCCTGTGGTCACCCACCTTGATGCGCCTGCACCGTGCCGGCGTGAAATACCGGCTTGCCGTGCCGCGAGAAGGCTATCGCGCCTGGTTCGGCGGGTTGTCGTTGTCGCGCCATGCCCAGGGCCCGGTGCTGGATGCGGCCTACGCCTACCTCAATTGGTGGTTGTCCGGCTGGCCGGGTGCGGTGATGGCGCGCCAGGGTTACTACATCGGCAACCCGGCGCGCAGTCGCGACCACCTGAGCAGCGCCGAGTGGGATTACTGGTATGCCGGCAAGCCCGCGCGCGAAGAGCTGCCGGGCAGCGATGGCCTGCCGCTGATCGACATCGGCGAAGTGCGTGACGGTGGCTCCTATGAGCAGCGCATGGGGCACATCGCCGTGTGGAATTCGGTGATGGATGAGCACAACTATCTGGTGCGCCGCTGGGGCGATTTCATGCGCGCGCGCTGCCTGTAAGCGCCTACCCCGGCAGGCGTGGACGTGTGCCTGTTCAAAGATCCGACGACATATCGGCTAATAAGTGTTCTTCGCTTTTTCTCGCATGCGTCAACACAAAGGGAGGCGGTTGATTTTTCTACCGCCATCCTCAGCGAGATACGAATATGAACGTTCCTCCATCGAATCCTAATTCTTCATTTGTGCACTCGAATTTGCCCCTGCCCCGGTCCGTACCCAACGAACCGCTGTCGCAGCCAGACCAGGCCAGCGAAACCGAAAGCACATCGGGCCCTGCCCGGCCTGCAGTACAGCGGCTTCGACGCAGTGTGGCTGCCGTAGCAAGCGACGTGACGCCGCCAGTTGTGAGTCCAGCCCCCCGCCAAACACCGCCAGCCAGCCCGCAGCTGGCGGACCGCTGGAAAGAGCGGGCCGGTAACACGCATAACCTGGTGAGTTTGAATAGCGCTTTAAACCAGATTCGGCAAGCCATCGAAAAAGATCCAGGGCTGGATCTGCCCACGTTGTTGCAAAATACCCGTGTAAATATTCACTCGCTGTCGACCTTTGGGCAGGCGAATAAAATCAAGCCTGGTGAGCAAGTGCCCATCGCGTGGTACCTGAGTGAAAACAAGCTGTATGTTCCGCAAAATCTCGAGCAACTGGCAAACCTGATCGAAGTGAATGCCCGGCCATTGCCTGAGCCTAAATCGCGAGGCAACTATTGGGGGCTGTTGTCCAGGCCCATCACCCTTGATAGCGCACAGAAAACCCAGCTGCGAGCAATGGTGGCCGAGCATATGGGGCAATTGTCGCCCGGGCAGGGGACGTTCAATGTATTTCAAGCCAGGCATGGCGCTGAAGCGAGAGGGCTGAGCACGGCGGGAACGCTGGCCAAGATGATCGAAAGCGCCGAGATGCAAGACCTGGGCAAAAAACTCGAGGCAGCGTTTGATGGCGTCTCGACGCCCGACAGCGCTACCGAATGGGCTCTCACCGCCATGGTTCTGGAGCTTGACGCCAAGGCTGGCGACAAGCGCGGTGTAGTGGCCGGCTATGACCTGAATCAACCCGCCAATTGGGGCGTGCACCCTTCGGTGGTAGCGGAGCGTCTGGTCCAACACCTGGTGGACAAGCACCAAGTCGCTGCCGAGATGGCGCCCGCCGCCGCCCGATTGCTGCTGATGGGGGCGGCGCCGGCGTTCATCGTCGCGGACATGCCTGCCAACCTGGTGGTTGGATCCGCAGCCTGGGCGAGGTTGACGGCAGCCGTTGAGGCCTGCGAGCAGTGGAGCCCAGGTATTGCCGAGCAAGAAAACTTTCAGACACTCATGGCGCGGGCCGAACACAGCCCGGTCTCCGAGGCCCAGGCGCTTGTCCAGGACAAAGCCCAGGCCCACGCATTGATCGAATGGGGAATTGCCAAGGGCAAAATTGCTCGACAGGAGGACGACGCCTATACGCCCGCGGCCGTGGCGGCGCTTCGCGATGCCTTCAATGCGGGCCTCACTGCGCAGAAAAAAGCCCACGACCAACTGAGCGCCCCTATGCCAAACCGCAGGGAAATGGCGCTTGAGCAACTCAAAGAAAGCTTCGGCATTGATGGGCC
This region of Pseudomonas sp. MUP55 genomic DNA includes:
- a CDS encoding GTP-binding protein gives rise to the protein MSIALNVVTGFLGSGKTTLLKRLLQGESLGDTALLINEFGDVGIDHLLVEEVAPDTVLLPSGCVCCSIRGELKDALLGLLQRRERGEIPAFKRVILETTGLADPAPILATLNNDVQLRGRFHIGLVITLVDASHAALQERLHPEWLAQVAAADRLLLSKTDLVDDCTALREHLHALNAGTLILETQAIHSGDQLLLGEGVRGAEPAVEVSRWQLHQPVTARHGAAQVCCLTFEQPLDWVGFGVWLSMLLRCHGERILRVKGLLNVNASSAPIVIHGVQHCLHAPVHLPAWPGTERQSRLVFILRGLDPALLRRSFDVFARRFAA
- a CDS encoding extracellular solute-binding protein, giving the protein MITLRVLGTSVTLLECLRVRAEQELGIRLVYQVHDVEQAQRIAVMQPDSYDLYDQWFHNVDFVWPARAIQPIDTRRIALWHEINDLPKRGRLSPSDRLGSGSVPSERLFVQHDGSLGSSVTERISMLPLTHNADSFAYRPERLPVGFCHGNESWGWLLDPAWRARTALQSDAAIGALDAALAVQGAGLAQFKDIGNMSIEEIDVLAGILVRKQKEGHFAAFWSDDEEAAQLMLSPSIDIQSLWSPTLMRLHRAGVKYRLAVPREGYRAWFGGLSLSRHAQGPVLDAAYAYLNWWLSGWPGAVMARQGYYIGNPARSRDHLSSAEWDYWYAGKPAREELPGSDGLPLIDIGEVRDGGSYEQRMGHIAVWNSVMDEHNYLVRRWGDFMRARCL